CGCGCGGCTTAGTTCGGTTTTGTTCTGTGCGGCTTTATTCGGCGTCGCTCGATTTTCGCTTGGTTTCGTGCGGTTTTATTCGATTTCGGTCGGTTTTGTGCGGTTTTGTCCGGTTTCGCTGGGATTCAAACTCGTCCTTGCATTGGTCCGTGGGGTCATGTATCATTTTTTCTTGCTTTCGACTCAGGTCGGAACGCATAATGCGGGTGTGGCGGAATTGGCAGACGCGTACGGTTCAGGTCCGTATGAGAGCAATCTCGTGAAGGTTCAAGTCCTTTCACCCGCACCACTAACGGCTGGTCACCTTTTGGTGGGCAGCCGTTAGTGATTCTGGGCTCGGGTGTCGCCGTTTCTTTGCCTCGCGATTCGCTTCGATCACCGACGAATGCCGAGAAGCTCGCGCCCCCGAAAGGCTGCATACTCCTCGATAAGACAGGTCAAATCTCGCTCGTCGAAGCGATCGCCCCATGCAGACACCGTGACTTCGATGCCCTTTGCCTTCGCCTTGCTTGTCCACACGCCGACCACCTCGCCTCGGTGCACGAGAGCGCCAGGGTTCGCGACGGTCTTCCATATGCGCGTATGCAGCGACGTATCAGGCTGAAGGATCGCGCGATCGCGCTGATCGAGGTACGGATCGTGCGGCCCGAGCAGCAGAAGCTCGCGCTTCAAAGATGCCGGGGCAAAAAGCGCCTCGCGGTCGGCGGCCAAGATGAACGCCTTCTTTCCCCGCACACCCACCGGCTTCGTTTCTTCAGCCACCGTCGCCCACATGCGGCGCGCCTGCTTACCCGAGCAGCCGAGCCAGCTCGCAAAGGCATCGGGCGTCGTCGGGCCGTAGCAGTGCAGAAACGCGCGAGCGAGCAGTTTTGCCGCATCGTCGCCGGCGCAAAGTTCGCTGCCAAGCCAATGCTTGTAGGACGTAAACGTGGGGCTTGCTCCCTCGCGCTTCCCGAATACCACGAGGCCGCAAAACGAGCACGGTCGCAGCAGAAACGACACAGCGGCACCCCCGACCGTCTGCGTATCGGGGCTTCCGTACATCGAGGGATCGTTCCATCGCTTGCGCGTATCGGCAGGCAACAGGGGAGCCACCCACGAGGCCAGCGTCTGATCGAGTGCCGTTTTGCTTGCGATGGTGCACTCGTCCAAATTCGGCATTACCCGCAGGAGAAGCTCAAACAGCTCGTCGAACCTCATCTGAAGATGATCGAGGGCAAGCGTTATGCCCCGCGTATAGATCCACGGTTCATCCCCTTGGGGAACCAGCGCCGTCAGAAACGAAGCGGCATCTCGGACGGGAAACACAATGGGCGCACCCCGGAAGCTCCACGCTTGGACAAGCTCCTTATCTCGGAGCAGCAACCGATCGAGCTCCGCCGCATCGCACGAGGGCACGCGATTGTACAACGCCGTTTCCCACGCTTTGGGAGGCGAGTTCTGCAGCCCGCAAGCACCTGCCGCACCCACAGCATCCGTCAGCGGATACGCCATATCGAGGTGGTGGGAATGCAACCTAAAACGCCGTATCTGTTCGACGCCTACCTCGTCCATGGGCCCGCCTCCTGCCATGCGCTCGATCGACGAGCACGCACACGCGTTGTGCCTAGCTCGACTTCCTCATAGTATGGCGCATGAAAAGACCCGCTGCACCGCCGATTCCGCCGAGAGACGCCAGCATGCCGACAACTGCAGCAAAAGGATCGCCTGTCGCGGAAAGCGAGGAGCTCTCAGCAGAAGCGCCCGTTGCCCTACCGCCAGCCGCAGGGGCATGGGAGTCCGCCGCAGACGGGCCGTTCGGAACCGCACCCGACGAGTCGTTCCCTGGTGCGTCGCTTGGATCGTCGGGATTGCCCGACGAATTGTCGGGCGGCGCGGAAAGGGCCTCGTATCGAGCAGCTACGATCATGTCGCGCGAAACGCGGTCGAACACGCCGTCCCATCCGAGAAATTCGTATCCGGGCACTTCGGGAACCGCAGGAGCTTGTGCGGGTTGAAACAGACGCACGTGCTCGGCTTTCAGCACTTCGCCATCGAAACCGACGAAGGTGACCGATCTTGTGGCGGTATAGTACACCGTACCGTCCTGCTCGAGGTGCCCCACCTTCTCGCCGTCCGAGTACACATCTATGGTTGCGTTTGCCACGATGCGATTGGTCGCCGAGATCAGCTCGTCGATTCCCGCCGTCCCAAACGGGACGACCACAGACGTCGCTACAGCCGCACTTCCAATCGAGTAGCCGTTCATCCAAACAGGATCGACCGCATTCACATGCGATAGGTCGAGCGTGCCTCCAAAAACGGTAATCGCCCTTGCCTGCGCGCCGGGGCCCAACACCAAGGTCCCGCCCTTCCAGACCGTCACGTTACCGATAGACGAGGTGAGCGAAACCGTTGCCTCGGTAATATCGGCTCCTCCCGTGCACGAACCGATCGTGACGCTTCCCGGGCCCCGCACTACCGTATCGCGAGCGCTATCGAGAGTTTGTATCGCGTTGTTGTCGCCATTCAGCCACAGCGTCGTGGATCTTTCGTCGGTAAGGGATTCGATCGAAACGCCCGACTCGAAGGTAACACGTGAGACGCCTGCTTCGATATGGATATCGTTTCCCTCATCATCCGCCGCACTGGCTCCGTCCATCCCAAGTACGGTAACGCCATCGGACGAGATGACGAGCTTACCGTTTTCGTAGACATAGCCGCCTTCGGGTCCCTCGACCGTGAAAGGCCCCGCATCGACAGGCTCGGCAGCCTCGGCCCGAAGCGGCATCGACACACAAAGCGCTGTCAAGGCAAGCATTGCGCACGCTATCGTTTTCGCACCAACCGTACGGACGGTTTCGTTCACGGCGGATCATCCCTTTCGTCGATTCGCCCTCATCGTACCGTCCGGACGGGTTATTGCTTAATTCGTTACGTTATTATCACGCATGCGATATCTCGCGGTTACCGATACGAGCACCACAGCAGCCATGGCAGCAAGCACAGCAGCCACGATCGGCGCAGGACCGTCTCCCGTTCGGGCAAGTGCCTTGCCCGTGTCAATCGGCTTCGGGTCAGTCGGTTTCGGATCGACGGGATCGGGGTCGGGATCGATCGGCCCGGGTGGCACGGGGTCGTCTGCAACCCATTTCGCGTACAGCGTCATGTCGCCCATCACCAGATCGGCGAAATCCCACTTCGTCGAAAGCGCCTCGTCTGCGTACCAGCCCTCGAGTGTATGGCCTTCGAGCACAGGTTTTTCGGCACCCGACGGCTCGATCGCCGCAGTGGCGCGTGCCACCGTCTGATCGGCCGGTTTGGGCGCTCCGCCGTTCGGCTCGAATTGAACAAGATAGGTAACCGTATCCTGTGGCTTGATGCCCGCAAGCAGCACGACGTTGTGCGAAGAGCCCTCAGGACCTACAACTACCTTCTCCCCCGCTGCATTCGCCGTGCGCGTTGCCGTGATCTCGAGGCCTGATTCGGCGCTTCCGGTACCCGACGTCGTATACACGCCGGTATCGTGCGCGGCGAAAAGCACCTGGGGATGGTTCACAGACCACGCGTAGTTCGACGGCTTGACCATATGCCAACTGCCCGCATACGGGTTGAAAGCATCGTTCGCATTGTCGGCGAGCGCGTCGCTCACCGGGATGCTGTAGCACTCGGTCACCGTACCGCCGTTGGCTTTGATCTCGTTTTTCCCAACCTCGTAGTTCGAAATGTCGATGGCAGCCACGTCGTTCGCATCAGGCGAATAGACGTCGACAAGGCGCGATGTTCCCACGACCTCAGAACCCGACGAAGACTCGACCGAACCGGCGAGCGCGATACCCGCCACATCGCCAACAGCCGCTATGTCGGATCCATTGCTCGCATAGATGCGCGTGCTATCGTAGTCGTCTTCGCCGCTATTCCGAACGGTGTACGGATCGGGCGGGTCGGGCTGCTCATAGCAGGCGCTCAGCCAGCCGTATGTCGCACCGTCAGCCTTAATCGAGGTAGCGTCCACAAACACCTTGCCAGGATGGCTCAGGATAGCCGCCGTGGGATACGTGACGGGCGTCGAGAGAAGCGCGAACTCACTTTCCGCGGGTCTTCCCGACGCAGAGGTATCGAACGCGCTGTTCGTGAACTCGAACCGCTCGCCGTCGATCTCCAAACCCACATCGGTGCCGTTCGCGACGATGGTCGCGTTGTCGACGATGCCGACAGGCTGCTCTTCTTCAGCTTCGAGCGTTGCATAGGTCGGAACCGGCGCCATCATGAGCGAGAGCAGCATACCCGTCGATTCCTTGCTCACCATATCAGCCGAGACCTTCGTGTTAACGATATGCGGTCCGCGGAATATTGCCCCCTTCCACCCCCATTCTTCGGGAGTTCCCGCCGATACGGTTACGGAGGGAACCTCTTTGCCCACACCGAATATCTCGGTCCTTCGTGCAACCTCGATTCCCATATCGCCGGACACGATGTCAATGGTAGCGCTGCTCCGATTGGCTTCATCGCCGATCAGAAGCGTTTCCGCAAACATGCCCTGGAGGTCCGTTTCAATGTCGATTGAACCTGAAGCACCGAGAACCGCTTCGTTAACGTTGATGCCTAAGCCCTGAGACAAACTCATCGTGATGGAGCCGCCATCGAGAGAGAGCCTGCTCGGCGCATACCCCACAATGCCGCTCGCATACGAGCCGTCAGTTGAGGCCATGGTGACGGATGCGTCTTTTATCGCGAACTCCGTAAAATTGAGCCGGAGCATTGTGCCGCCCGTCTCTCCACCGTCGGCAGAAACCGTAACGCTTCCGCCTCCGTCCACACGCGAGGTGGGAAGAATCCATTCTTCGGCTTCGGTATCCCAGTCAGCAAGATGCCCCGCGTCGATCATTATCATCGAGGACAGGTACGAAGCGCCGCTTACCTGCACGTCGATCGCACCGCCTTGAACCATCAATACGCCGTACACGCCTATCAAATGGTCGATGTACTCATCACCGATTGAGGTCAACGTCGACTTCAAAGTTCCTAAAACCGTCAAGTCGATGCAGTCGAGGGGACCGCTGAACTCAACGACGGAATCTGAAGCGATAATGACGCTCAAGCCGAAAAGCGTCCAATCGTGCTGATCCCAATCCATAAGCTGGGCACCTGCAAGCGTGCCGCTTCCGTTGATGGTGAGCGTTCCCTCGATGCCAGGCTCCAAGGCAAGTTTAGTGTTACCATCGAACGCCCCCGAGCCAGACGTTGCCCCTGATAAGGTAAACGTACCGTCAGATGAAAGAGAAAGCGTTGAGTCGCCCGATTGATCGATGACGATCTCAGAAACGGCCTCCGTCTCATCCGTGCGTGTTTCTACCGCCGACGGCACCTCGCCTTGGGCGGCATTCTGGCTAGCGGTACCGTCCTGAGCACCCTCGCCGTTCGCCAGCCCCCGTTGAGGCGCATCGGTGTCGTTGCCTTCGAAATCACCATCACCAGAACCGGCTTCCTCGCCCCTGGAGTCCGAAGGGGTTTGGGTTTGCTGCACGTTTGGTTGTGTATCGGCCCCCAGGGCAACTCCCTCGGCAAGCGCCGCCATCGGCAGCGCGGCTGCCAAGAACAATGCCAGCACCGCGGCAATCACCGCACGCGGAAACGTAGTCACGATCCTCATAGAGTTCCCTCCTTGCATGCCCGCATTTCGCAGACGCGCACCACTGAGTACGACAGATGTAAAAGAGAATACGTTATGTAACGTATATTTGTAACTTATTCCACAAATTAAATGTAACATCATACTTATTTGGGAGATGAGCGGTAGCAATTGAACGGGGTAACGGGATCGGACTGCGTTGTAGTGGTTTACGCTGCGGTTGCCGCCCGCTATCTCCCACGATGCCAGGGCATTCGAACATGCAAGTTCTTGTATATATCCCTAGTGATTTTGTCAAGATAAAACATAATAACTTCCCAATATGTCCATAAGTAAGTATTATAATACATTCCCTATTCACGGTGTCGTTGTCATTGGGGGCTTTCAGCACAAGAGGCCGATCACCGCTCAAGGCTCCCGCATAGCATGCCATCGAACGACTATGGAAACGTACACGAGAGGAACCAGCTACGAAAGCAGTTCGCGCCCTCTGCGCCGCCCTACTCGCTCTGACCCTTGCGGCGAGCCCCGCATTTGCAGCAATTCCGAGTAGCGCCGATGATGCGAAGGATACAGCCGTCGCATCTGAGGCCGCTATCCAAGCACAAACCGCTGACGGACCGGCTGAATCCAACAATCCAGAGCACCAGCAAGGAGAAGCTCGAGGGGATCAAGAAGAAACCAACGAGCAAGCGCCACCCCTAGATTCCGAGGGCGAAGAACAAGGCGACAGTCCGAGCAATACGACATCGAACGAACTCTTTGATGCAGTGATGGATCGTACGGCCAAAAACCCTGCATCTTCGGCCCGCGAAGCTGCACCGCGCTCACTTGACGACACGTTCTCCTTCAAAGTTCCTACTGCCTCGTATTTCAGCTCGGCTGCCATGCAGTACCGCGAAGTCGGCACCGATACCTGGATCACCCTGCCGCGCTCCACCGAGGAAAGCGGCTACTACACCTTCTCGGCATCCGCCACCTCACTTAGCGATGGCACCGATTACGAATACGTCGTATCCTTGCTTTCACCTCAGCGCACGGGCAACGTCGGAGGACTTGTATACCATAAGGTAGTCGGCACGTTCTCCCATAGCGCAAATGGCTCGTGGTCGCATGTGAACAACAACGGCGAACAGGGAATGGTCTCCCAAGCCGATGACGGCGGCACCACGACGGTTACGCTCAACCGCGCACCGAAATACCTCGCCTACAAAGCGCGCGCCTTCTCGATAGAGACTAGCGTTCCGCTCGCCCACGCCTATGCCGAAGTTCCCGACGTGCTCGACGGGACCGTACAGGACATGCCGAACGAGACGAACCGGTGGCGGAAGACGTACTACGTCCCCGCTGCATCCTACGATACGACGCAAGCGGCAAAAACTGCGCTTGCCAACGCAGGATACCCGTTCATCGGCACTGAGCCGACCGACGAAGCCGCGAACTCGATACACATCCAAGACTTCTCGATGCCCTACGCGCTTTCCGTCAGCCTGTACGAAACGGCTACAGGTACATACCACCCGAACGGCCACGGCACAACCCATAAGCTTGAAGATACGCTCGAACCCGATGTCCAAAACCCCCATACCGTTACGGTAAACAGCAGGCAAACCGCTACGCAGTTCTACCTCACGCTTACACAGCGTGCGCCATCGATTCTCGTAAGCGGCCTGTACGAGGGCTCAACCATCCAAGGCAAAACCCCTGAAGACGAAGCGCTCTTTACGATTACCGATGCA
Above is a genomic segment from Raoultibacter phocaeensis containing:
- a CDS encoding winged helix DNA-binding domain-containing protein encodes the protein MDEVGVEQIRRFRLHSHHLDMAYPLTDAVGAAGACGLQNSPPKAWETALYNRVPSCDAAELDRLLLRDKELVQAWSFRGAPIVFPVRDAASFLTALVPQGDEPWIYTRGITLALDHLQMRFDELFELLLRVMPNLDECTIASKTALDQTLASWVAPLLPADTRKRWNDPSMYGSPDTQTVGGAAVSFLLRPCSFCGLVVFGKREGASPTFTSYKHWLGSELCAGDDAAKLLARAFLHCYGPTTPDAFASWLGCSGKQARRMWATVAEETKPVGVRGKKAFILAADREALFAPASLKRELLLLGPHDPYLDQRDRAILQPDTSLHTRIWKTVANPGALVHRGEVVGVWTSKAKAKGIEVTVSAWGDRFDERDLTCLIEEYAAFRGRELLGIRR
- a CDS encoding InlB B-repeat-containing protein yields the protein MRIVTTFPRAVIAAVLALFLAAALPMAALAEGVALGADTQPNVQQTQTPSDSRGEEAGSGDGDFEGNDTDAPQRGLANGEGAQDGTASQNAAQGEVPSAVETRTDETEAVSEIVIDQSGDSTLSLSSDGTFTLSGATSGSGAFDGNTKLALEPGIEGTLTINGSGTLAGAQLMDWDQHDWTLFGLSVIIASDSVVEFSGPLDCIDLTVLGTLKSTLTSIGDEYIDHLIGVYGVLMVQGGAIDVQVSGASYLSSMIMIDAGHLADWDTEAEEWILPTSRVDGGGSVTVSADGGETGGTMLRLNFTEFAIKDASVTMASTDGSYASGIVGYAPSRLSLDGGSITMSLSQGLGINVNEAVLGASGSIDIETDLQGMFAETLLIGDEANRSSATIDIVSGDMGIEVARRTEIFGVGKEVPSVTVSAGTPEEWGWKGAIFRGPHIVNTKVSADMVSKESTGMLLSLMMAPVPTYATLEAEEEQPVGIVDNATIVANGTDVGLEIDGERFEFTNSAFDTSASGRPAESEFALLSTPVTYPTAAILSHPGKVFVDATSIKADGATYGWLSACYEQPDPPDPYTVRNSGEDDYDSTRIYASNGSDIAAVGDVAGIALAGSVESSSGSEVVGTSRLVDVYSPDANDVAAIDISNYEVGKNEIKANGGTVTECYSIPVSDALADNANDAFNPYAGSWHMVKPSNYAWSVNHPQVLFAAHDTGVYTTSGTGSAESGLEITATRTANAAGEKVVVGPEGSSHNVVLLAGIKPQDTVTYLVQFEPNGGAPKPADQTVARATAAIEPSGAEKPVLEGHTLEGWYADEALSTKWDFADLVMGDMTLYAKWVADDPVPPGPIDPDPDPVDPKPTDPKPIDTGKALARTGDGPAPIVAAVLAAMAAVVLVSVTARYRMRDNNVTN